A genomic window from Armatimonadota bacterium includes:
- a CDS encoding ribose-phosphate pyrophosphokinase, producing the protein MINRAPLKIFAGTAHHEFGLEVCRILQTELGHCTIKRFQDGETYVKYEESVRGADCYIIQPTSPPTDTNLMQLLILLDALRRASAARITPVIPYFGYARQEKKELPREPITAKLVADLIHAAGAQRIITMDLHADAIQGFFNMPVDHLTAEKLFAEHFAELADRDIVFVSVDEGRVKKVRKVAGRLNAPIAVGYKHRDGHDNSEVTHLAGDVRGKIPIIVEDIITTGGSVNQCVDTLLAHGALPEVRVAATHAVLMPQAKERLSRPEIANIVVTNTLPLTPDQTIDKMSVLSVAPLFAEAIYRAHHDLSISSLFD; encoded by the coding sequence ATGATCAACCGCGCTCCGCTAAAGATCTTTGCAGGTACGGCGCACCACGAGTTCGGTCTCGAGGTGTGCCGAATCTTGCAGACCGAGCTGGGCCACTGCACCATCAAGCGCTTCCAGGACGGCGAGACCTACGTCAAATACGAAGAATCGGTCAGAGGCGCAGACTGCTACATCATCCAGCCCACCTCGCCGCCCACCGACACCAACCTGATGCAGCTGCTGATCCTGCTCGATGCATTGCGTCGAGCCTCCGCCGCCCGCATCACGCCCGTTATCCCCTATTTTGGCTATGCCCGACAAGAGAAGAAAGAGCTGCCGCGAGAGCCGATCACGGCCAAACTGGTCGCCGATCTGATCCATGCGGCCGGCGCCCAGCGCATCATCACCATGGACCTGCACGCCGACGCGATCCAAGGCTTTTTCAATATGCCGGTCGACCACCTCACAGCCGAGAAGCTCTTCGCCGAGCACTTTGCCGAATTGGCCGACCGCGATATTGTCTTCGTCTCGGTGGACGAAGGCCGTGTTAAGAAAGTGCGCAAAGTTGCGGGACGCCTGAACGCCCCAATCGCAGTCGGATACAAGCACCGGGACGGCCACGACAATTCGGAAGTAACGCACCTGGCAGGAGACGTTCGAGGCAAAATCCCGATCATCGTCGAGGACATCATCACCACGGGCGGAAGCGTCAACCAATGCGTGGACACTCTCCTGGCCCACGGCGCCTTGCCCGAGGTGCGCGTGGCGGCCACTCACGCCGTATTGATGCCCCAAGCAAAAGAACGCCTCTCCCGTCCGGAAATTGCCAACATCGTTGTTACCAACACTTTGCCGCTGACGCCCGATCAAACCATCGACAAAATGAGCGTTCTCTCCGTCGCGCCCCTCTTTGCAGAGGCGATCTACCGAGCGCATCACGATCTCTCCATCTCCTCGCTCTTCGATTAA
- a CDS encoding VOC family protein codes for MRPPIDQAIAFYPTNKLQETRQFYEETVGLRVVVDQGDCVILEVCPNAYIGFCRNDNPPGEDHRIVFTLVSNEVDAWHERLSQAGAEILFPPKDNPKYRIYNFFAKDPNGYLLEIQRFWDDNWRE; via the coding sequence ATGCGGCCGCCCATCGACCAGGCGATCGCCTTCTACCCGACCAATAAACTGCAAGAAACCCGGCAATTCTACGAAGAAACCGTAGGATTGCGCGTCGTCGTCGATCAAGGCGACTGCGTCATTCTTGAAGTCTGCCCCAACGCTTATATCGGTTTCTGCCGCAACGACAATCCGCCTGGAGAGGACCATCGCATCGTGTTCACCCTCGTGTCAAATGAAGTCGACGCCTGGCACGAGCGGCTATCGCAAGCAGGCGCCGAAATCCTCTTCCCGCCTAAAGACAACCCGAAATACCGAATCTACAACTTCTTCGCCAAGGACCCGAACGGCTATCTGCTGGAAATCCAGCGGTTTTGGGACGACAACTGGCGCGAGTAG
- the gap gene encoding type I glyceraldehyde-3-phosphate dehydrogenase, with protein MAVKIGINGFGRIGRLTLRAMLEKYRGQFDVVGVNDLTDAATNAHLFKYDTTYGIYQGDVSAGDGTIKIDGDQIRIFAEKDPANIPWGNLGAEIVVEGTGAFTDAEKAKAHLTAGAKRVIITAPAKNEDVTIVLGVNEDMYKAAEHRIVSNASCTTNCLAPVCRVLQDRFGIEKGFMTTIHAYTNDQRIQDQAHKDLRRARAAAASIIPTTTGAAKAVSLVMPELKGKMHGYAMRVPTLTVSAVDLVVQVGRSVTADEVNQAFREAANGRLKGILGVCDEELVSSDFRGDSRSSIVDSAYTMVMQENMVKVLAWYDNEWGYSCRVADLAKMMAG; from the coding sequence ATGGCGGTTAAGATAGGAATCAATGGATTTGGGCGGATCGGGCGGTTGACGCTTCGCGCCATGTTGGAGAAGTATCGGGGACAGTTCGATGTGGTGGGCGTGAACGATCTAACGGACGCCGCCACCAACGCGCACCTGTTCAAGTACGACACTACATATGGCATTTATCAAGGCGACGTATCGGCGGGAGACGGCACGATCAAGATCGATGGCGATCAGATCAGGATTTTTGCAGAGAAGGATCCGGCCAACATTCCTTGGGGCAATTTGGGCGCGGAGATCGTCGTCGAAGGCACGGGCGCGTTTACCGACGCCGAGAAGGCCAAGGCGCACTTGACCGCGGGCGCGAAGCGCGTGATTATCACCGCACCAGCCAAGAATGAGGACGTTACGATCGTATTGGGCGTGAACGAGGACATGTATAAGGCCGCCGAGCACCGTATCGTCTCGAACGCATCGTGCACGACCAACTGCTTGGCGCCGGTGTGCAGAGTCTTGCAAGACCGATTTGGCATTGAAAAAGGCTTTATGACCACGATTCATGCGTACACCAACGATCAGCGCATTCAGGATCAGGCGCACAAGGATTTGAGGCGAGCGCGGGCGGCGGCTGCGAGCATTATCCCGACGACCACAGGAGCGGCGAAAGCGGTTAGTTTAGTGATGCCCGAGTTGAAGGGCAAGATGCACGGCTATGCGATGCGGGTGCCCACATTGACCGTCAGCGCGGTCGATCTGGTGGTTCAGGTCGGTCGGAGCGTTACGGCGGACGAGGTCAACCAGGCCTTTCGAGAGGCGGCTAACGGTCGGCTGAAGGGCATCTTGGGCGTTTGCGACGAGGAGTTGGTCTCTTCGGACTTTCGAGGCGATTCGCGCTCCAGCATCGTCGATTCGGCCTATACCATGGTGATGCAGGAGAACATGGTCAAGGTGTTGGCTTGGTACGACAACGAGTGGGGCTACAGCTGTCGCGTGGCGGATTTGGCGAAGATGATGGCCGGCTGA
- a CDS encoding acetoin utilization protein AcuC — MSARFFFHPDTAKYDFGPRHPLRPERYGRTFQLLECHGFWADRAQDPARLATRQELETVHDPAYIDAVIEASQTGKAASDYGLGYHGDNPPFIGMHHAASAYCGATLAAADAVVEGAQTAVNIGGGLHHAQRALASGFCIYNDPALAVRRLQSRFARVAYIDIDLHHGDGVQALFYDDPTVMTLSIHESGRWLYPGTGFVSERGEGTGVGTSLNLPMAPCTPDDIWQEALFQFGLPAVERFKPDAIVLQMGCDPHHLDPLGHLSLTAQGWLEAVRRVRDWRLPTVALGGGGYNMSTVPRMWAAAMALLDGVELPDETPTDCPLRDEIPTLFDHAPFDLSPAQIAVAKEHWLKVRDELRSLGLP, encoded by the coding sequence GTGAGCGCGCGCTTCTTCTTTCATCCCGATACGGCAAAGTACGACTTTGGCCCGCGCCATCCTCTGCGCCCCGAGCGCTACGGTCGGACTTTTCAATTGCTCGAATGCCATGGCTTCTGGGCCGATCGCGCTCAGGACCCTGCGCGCCTGGCAACGCGCCAAGAACTGGAAACCGTGCACGACCCGGCCTACATCGATGCCGTGATCGAGGCGAGCCAAACGGGCAAAGCCGCGTCCGACTATGGCCTGGGCTACCACGGCGACAATCCTCCCTTCATCGGTATGCACCATGCCGCCAGCGCCTACTGCGGCGCAACGCTGGCAGCCGCAGACGCTGTAGTGGAGGGCGCGCAGACAGCCGTCAACATCGGAGGCGGTCTGCACCATGCACAACGGGCGCTGGCCTCGGGATTCTGCATATACAACGATCCGGCGCTGGCCGTCCGCCGCCTGCAATCGCGATTCGCCCGGGTGGCCTACATCGACATCGACCTGCACCACGGCGACGGCGTGCAGGCGCTCTTTTACGACGATCCAACCGTGATGACGCTCTCGATTCACGAATCCGGGCGGTGGCTCTATCCGGGCACGGGCTTTGTCTCCGAAAGGGGCGAAGGCACGGGCGTCGGCACATCGCTCAATCTGCCTATGGCGCCCTGCACGCCGGACGACATTTGGCAAGAGGCGCTCTTCCAGTTCGGTCTGCCGGCGGTAGAGCGCTTTAAGCCCGACGCCATCGTGCTCCAAATGGGCTGCGATCCGCACCATCTTGACCCGCTAGGGCATCTGAGCCTCACCGCGCAAGGCTGGCTGGAAGCCGTGCGTCGAGTGCGAGACTGGCGACTGCCGACGGTCGCGCTGGGCGGCGGAGGCTATAACATGAGTACGGTTCCGCGCATGTGGGCGGCGGCCATGGCCCTGCTCGATGGAGTCGAACTGCCCGACGAGACGCCGACCGACTGCCCGCTTCGAGATGAGATTCCAACCCTGTTCGACCACGCCCCCTTCGATCTATCCCCCGCACAAATCGCTGTAGCGAAGGAACATTGGCTAAAAGTGCGGGACGAACTCCGCTCCCTCGGCCTGCCCTGA
- a CDS encoding GMC family oxidoreductase, translated as MNAIEQTLRAVAEAVLSDRDAAKVDLDALADRMAQIADANPNIGPRTRLKRLLKLISSRLGMALLGAYGPFASQPLSARRQTLMRWSTGRPLQRTAFQALKRLALFAAYGCEPSLWPIGYEPLEPSAGFDLETSDLPSEADFIVVGSGAGGSVAAAALAQAGFDVCVLESGINPRQLGLNEADGFHQLFLGGGALTTRDLSVSILAGGALGGGTTVNWLTCYRPPTLDQWERDSGLPKRKIEEQIERIESRLEVNDNPVELNLSNLALQRGCQNLGWSVHRLRRNGTNCADRCAPCTFGCPYGAKQSAPLTYLKDACAHGAKIVCDAPAKRILFNRDRATGVELSNGEQVMARRGVVIACGAIESPALLLRSGLRGIGANLSLHVTTATFAQYDDPVSAFWGAPQAVACDQFLDEGILIETPALYPGFAAAAFPWPGDPLEPGLAVFLSIIADAGEGRITLDRHGQAVIDYRPGTRTSERLLKGIEEMIRLHEAAGGRNIRTLHQPPTDRPGKIVPNRIGLFSAHQMGSCSRAVDALGRAKGKDGLFIADASLFPTSLGVNPMITVMALAAYVAEDIVASS; from the coding sequence TTGAACGCCATCGAACAAACCCTCCGAGCAGTCGCCGAAGCCGTCCTCTCCGACCGAGACGCCGCCAAGGTCGATCTCGACGCCCTCGCCGACCGCATGGCGCAGATAGCCGACGCAAACCCCAACATCGGCCCCAGAACCCGGCTAAAGAGGCTCCTCAAACTCATATCCAGCCGTCTCGGCATGGCCCTCTTAGGCGCCTACGGTCCGTTCGCCAGCCAACCCCTTTCAGCCCGACGCCAGACCCTGATGAGATGGTCCACAGGACGACCCTTGCAAAGAACCGCTTTTCAAGCCCTCAAACGCCTAGCCCTCTTTGCTGCCTACGGTTGCGAACCCTCGCTCTGGCCGATCGGCTACGAGCCGCTAGAACCGTCCGCCGGCTTCGACCTTGAAACCTCCGACCTCCCAAGCGAAGCCGACTTCATCGTGGTCGGCTCCGGCGCGGGCGGATCGGTCGCCGCCGCCGCGCTCGCCCAAGCAGGCTTCGATGTCTGCGTCTTAGAATCCGGCATCAACCCCCGACAGCTGGGCCTGAACGAGGCTGACGGCTTCCATCAGCTCTTTCTGGGCGGCGGCGCCCTGACCACGAGAGACCTGAGCGTCTCTATCCTGGCCGGAGGCGCATTGGGCGGGGGCACCACCGTCAATTGGCTCACCTGCTACCGCCCGCCGACCCTCGATCAATGGGAGCGCGATTCCGGCCTTCCCAAGCGGAAAATCGAGGAACAAATAGAGCGCATCGAATCGCGACTGGAAGTCAACGACAATCCGGTCGAACTCAACCTCTCCAACCTTGCCCTGCAAAGAGGCTGCCAAAATCTCGGCTGGAGCGTCCATAGATTGCGGCGCAACGGTACAAACTGCGCCGATCGGTGCGCGCCCTGCACGTTTGGCTGTCCTTACGGTGCCAAACAGAGCGCCCCGCTCACCTATCTCAAGGACGCCTGCGCCCACGGAGCCAAAATCGTCTGCGACGCTCCTGCCAAACGCATTCTCTTCAACCGAGACCGCGCTACGGGCGTAGAGCTTTCAAATGGAGAACAAGTCATGGCCAGACGAGGCGTTGTGATCGCCTGCGGCGCCATCGAATCGCCCGCGCTCCTCCTCCGATCGGGTCTCAGAGGTATCGGCGCGAACCTCAGCCTGCACGTTACGACAGCAACCTTCGCCCAGTACGATGATCCGGTCAGCGCATTCTGGGGCGCGCCGCAAGCCGTCGCCTGCGACCAGTTCCTCGACGAAGGCATCCTGATCGAGACTCCCGCTCTCTATCCTGGCTTTGCCGCCGCCGCGTTCCCTTGGCCGGGCGATCCTCTCGAGCCAGGATTGGCCGTCTTCCTCTCGATCATTGCAGACGCGGGCGAGGGACGGATTACGCTCGATCGCCATGGCCAAGCGGTCATCGACTATCGACCGGGAACAAGAACTTCCGAACGACTATTGAAAGGCATAGAGGAAATGATCCGGCTTCACGAGGCCGCGGGCGGGCGCAACATCCGGACGCTTCATCAGCCGCCAACCGACAGGCCCGGCAAGATCGTTCCCAACCGCATTGGCCTCTTCAGCGCGCACCAGATGGGATCGTGCAGCCGAGCGGTCGATGCTCTGGGCCGCGCCAAAGGCAAAGACGGCCTCTTCATCGCCGACGCAAGCCTCTTCCCAACCTCGCTCGGCGTCAATCCGATGATCACCGTCATGGCGCTGGCCGCCTATGTGGCCGAAGACATCGTCGCCTCATCCTAA
- a CDS encoding rhomboid family intramembrane serine protease has product MIPLRDHNPTRHFPIVTVSLIAINVAVFALINLRGDQAAHLAYSMVPAEIAGKVEKTIPAPPPMVSIFTSMFLHGGWMHIIFNMWTLWIFGNNLEDALGRGKYLALYVFWGYLAAWSHIAFNWDSVIPTVGASGAIAGVMGAYLVLFPHARIDCMLTFFVITFVEVPAIFFLIFWITLQFFQGNPGVAYLAHIGGFVAGWLTLKIAGGQRILGHRIHYDHDD; this is encoded by the coding sequence CTGATACCGCTCCGAGACCACAATCCGACTCGGCACTTTCCCATCGTTACGGTTTCGCTGATCGCCATCAACGTCGCCGTGTTCGCGCTGATCAACCTAAGGGGGGATCAGGCGGCGCACTTGGCCTATTCGATGGTGCCTGCCGAGATAGCGGGCAAGGTCGAGAAGACCATCCCTGCCCCGCCGCCCATGGTCAGCATCTTCACCTCTATGTTCCTGCACGGCGGATGGATGCACATCATCTTCAACATGTGGACGCTCTGGATATTTGGCAACAACTTAGAAGACGCTCTAGGGCGGGGCAAGTACCTTGCGCTTTACGTCTTCTGGGGCTATCTGGCGGCCTGGTCGCATATTGCGTTCAATTGGGATTCGGTCATCCCCACGGTGGGCGCCAGCGGCGCGATCGCAGGGGTGATGGGCGCCTATCTGGTGCTCTTCCCTCATGCTCGGATCGACTGTATGCTGACCTTCTTCGTGATCACCTTTGTCGAGGTGCCGGCGATCTTCTTCCTGATTTTCTGGATCACCTTGCAATTCTTCCAGGGCAATCCGGGCGTGGCCTACCTTGCGCACATCGGCGGCTTTGTGGCCGGCTGGCTCACATTAAAGATTGCGGGCGGACAGCGCATTCTTGGCCATCGAATCCACTACGATCATGACGACTAA
- a CDS encoding glycosyltransferase family 4 protein, which translates to MSEASERKVLIVARPMAGGMRKHVEGLLKYLPDSGYETILAGPEFIADRPSPIADRKAVKALLKRAEGIPIIHAHGARAGWVAAWALRDERPWVWTVHHLLLERNPLIRKSMRWIANCATLTITLSQSVEARLKELGAPSDRLRRTFGGIDLGDLSNRPDREKARAAFHVPMDRPVVLVAGRFVPEKGFDLAIKAMEEVWKQFPDAELWVAGEGPENSRLVKTAAASSRSGQVRFFGYWSEIAELYMSADVFIAPARQEGQGLALLEAMQCGVPAIAANVGGLAEVVQDGRNGLLSEPEDAESIGKAVCRSLADRDAAQRMAEQALQDLARFDIRKVAVETAKIYDEALGR; encoded by the coding sequence ATGAGCGAAGCAAGCGAAAGGAAGGTCCTGATTGTGGCGCGCCCGATGGCGGGCGGCATGAGAAAGCACGTCGAAGGACTCTTGAAGTACCTGCCCGATTCCGGCTATGAGACCATCCTTGCCGGACCCGAATTCATTGCCGACCGACCGTCGCCCATAGCCGACCGCAAGGCGGTCAAAGCGCTCCTTAAGCGTGCGGAAGGCATCCCGATCATCCATGCTCACGGCGCCCGAGCGGGCTGGGTGGCCGCCTGGGCGCTGAGAGACGAGCGGCCTTGGGTCTGGACGGTACACCATCTGCTTCTAGAGCGAAATCCCCTGATTCGGAAAAGCATGCGCTGGATCGCCAATTGCGCGACGCTCACCATCACCCTTTCCCAATCGGTCGAAGCCAGGCTGAAAGAGTTGGGAGCGCCGTCCGATCGCCTCCGGCGCACGTTCGGCGGGATCGACTTGGGCGATCTGAGCAATCGTCCCGACCGAGAAAAGGCCAGAGCAGCCTTCCACGTACCGATGGATCGCCCGGTGGTGCTGGTCGCCGGTCGATTTGTGCCCGAGAAGGGGTTTGACCTGGCGATCAAGGCGATGGAAGAGGTTTGGAAGCAGTTTCCCGACGCCGAACTGTGGGTGGCTGGCGAAGGCCCCGAAAACTCAAGGCTGGTCAAGACAGCGGCCGCCTCCAGCCGCTCGGGCCAGGTGCGCTTCTTTGGGTATTGGAGCGAGATCGCCGAACTTTACATGTCAGCCGATGTCTTTATCGCGCCCGCGCGACAGGAAGGCCAAGGTCTGGCGCTGTTAGAAGCGATGCAGTGCGGCGTTCCGGCCATCGCGGCCAACGTCGGCGGACTGGCAGAGGTCGTGCAGGACGGCCGCAACGGTCTGCTGTCTGAGCCAGAAGACGCCGAATCGATCGGCAAGGCAGTTTGCAGGTCGTTGGCCGATAGAGACGCCGCGCAGAGAATGGCCGAGCAAGCCTTGCAAGACCTCGCCCGTTTCGACATTCGCAAAGTCGCTGTCGAGACGGCCAAGATTTACGACGAAGCCTTGGGCCGATAG
- a CDS encoding MoxR family ATPase — protein sequence MTVENVAEMTLRIRAELAKVIVGQATVIEEAIACLLSDGHVLLEGAPGLAKTLLARSIGYCFQFETARIQFTPDLMPSDIVGSTVYHADTGEFRVRKGPIFANLLLADEINRTPPKTQAALLEAMEERKATIDGVAYPMPDPFIVLATQNPIEYEGTYPLPEAQVDRFLMKIVIDYPAKAEEEAILQKRHSGFRPQKLEEAGLVPVSNGQGLAEARAAVDSVAIDPAIVSYIVDLARRTRVHERAMVGASPRASIALLSSAKAFAAMRGSPFVIPDDVKRAAPAVLRHRLILRPEAEIEGATPDAVTLAVLEAAPVPR from the coding sequence ATGACCGTCGAAAACGTTGCCGAGATGACTCTGCGCATCCGCGCCGAGTTGGCTAAGGTGATCGTGGGTCAGGCGACGGTCATCGAAGAGGCGATTGCCTGTCTGTTGTCCGACGGGCATGTTTTGTTAGAGGGCGCGCCCGGATTGGCCAAAACATTGTTGGCGCGTTCCATTGGCTACTGCTTCCAGTTTGAGACCGCCCGAATCCAGTTTACGCCCGATCTGATGCCGTCCGACATCGTGGGCAGCACGGTCTACCATGCCGACACCGGCGAGTTTCGGGTACGAAAGGGCCCGATCTTTGCCAACCTGTTGCTGGCCGACGAGATCAATCGCACGCCGCCCAAGACTCAAGCTGCGCTTTTGGAGGCTATGGAGGAGCGCAAGGCGACCATTGACGGCGTTGCTTACCCCATGCCCGACCCGTTCATTGTGCTGGCCACTCAAAACCCCATCGAATACGAGGGCACCTATCCTCTGCCCGAAGCCCAGGTGGACCGATTCCTGATGAAGATCGTGATCGACTATCCGGCCAAAGCAGAGGAAGAGGCGATTCTGCAGAAGCGCCACTCTGGATTTCGGCCGCAAAAATTGGAAGAGGCCGGACTGGTCCCGGTTTCCAATGGTCAAGGATTAGCCGAGGCGCGCGCGGCGGTCGATTCGGTCGCGATCGATCCGGCAATCGTCTCCTATATTGTTGATTTGGCGCGCCGCACGCGCGTGCACGAGAGAGCGATGGTCGGCGCCAGCCCGCGGGCTTCCATCGCGCTGCTCAGCTCTGCCAAGGCGTTCGCTGCCATGCGCGGCAGCCCCTTTGTCATCCCGGACGATGTGAAGCGAGCCGCGCCCGCCGTGCTACGGCATCGCTTAATCCTGCGCCCCGAGGCCGAAATCGAAGGCGCAACGCCCGATGCGGTAACCTTAGCGGTGTTGGAAGCCGCGCCAGTTCCCCGATAA
- a CDS encoding radical SAM protein, protein MIIEEIRCKSLLHRCPMDFADFTLNPYEGCAFGCLYCYVPVIRVKRGQEDAVPWGQWARVKINAREVLRHELKRAPFGSRIAFGTATDSYQPLEKRYRITRGLLEELSWLPYTVSITTRSPIVLQDADLIASMSDIRINFSLPTHDDRVRKTLEPYAPSAQSRLKAIERLTAKGVAVNVFMAPLLPGAMDNESMIWRYCKAVADSGAKRVVCGSLRHLAYFRKAYQQRLESIGMGQSALTREQFPIVLRQIGESQGLCIDCYDRG, encoded by the coding sequence ATGATCATCGAGGAGATTCGGTGCAAGTCGCTGCTCCATCGCTGCCCGATGGACTTTGCCGACTTTACGCTAAACCCTTACGAAGGCTGCGCGTTCGGTTGTCTCTACTGCTACGTGCCTGTCATTAGGGTCAAGCGGGGCCAGGAGGACGCCGTTCCTTGGGGACAATGGGCCAGGGTCAAGATTAACGCGAGAGAAGTCCTTCGCCACGAGTTGAAAAGGGCGCCCTTCGGATCGCGGATTGCCTTTGGCACCGCGACCGACTCTTATCAGCCTTTGGAGAAGCGATATCGCATCACTCGCGGATTGCTTGAAGAGTTGTCGTGGCTGCCCTACACGGTTTCGATCACAACGCGCTCGCCCATCGTGCTTCAGGACGCCGATCTGATAGCCTCGATGTCCGACATTCGCATCAATTTTTCGCTGCCCACTCATGACGACCGGGTCCGAAAGACGCTCGAACCCTATGCGCCCAGCGCACAGTCGAGGCTCAAGGCCATCGAGCGTCTAACGGCCAAAGGCGTTGCCGTAAACGTCTTTATGGCGCCCCTCCTGCCTGGCGCGATGGACAACGAATCGATGATATGGCGATATTGCAAGGCTGTCGCGGATAGTGGGGCGAAGCGAGTCGTTTGCGGCAGTCTGCGCCATCTTGCATACTTCCGCAAAGCCTATCAGCAGCGCTTAGAGAGCATCGGCATGGGACAAAGCGCGCTGACAAGAGAGCAGTTCCCAATCGTTCTGCGGCAGATAGGCGAATCGCAGGGGCTCTGTATCGATTGCTACGACCGTGGCTGA
- a CDS encoding PilZ domain-containing protein, with amino-acid sequence MPRMDKEAIHGSNIMSATIRADIKLNNHGLEITGIVKMLDRSGVVVRAKQVKPETYPIHLICPGTPATVTMESRQGTYTVAAALGEFTEEDYHFDFRAAAPTVERRTIPRFVCYIPIEYREHGSEAENWREAIAVDISRHGMKLLAPGGQIPDKLEMRFFLLGHKGRVETVASVKHKTLDGEGASVGIAFDEIPRIQQAWFYEMIR; translated from the coding sequence CACGGGAGCAACATCATGAGCGCAACTATCCGAGCGGACATCAAGCTGAACAATCACGGCCTCGAAATCACGGGCATTGTCAAGATGCTCGACAGGAGCGGCGTGGTCGTCCGGGCCAAGCAGGTCAAGCCCGAAACCTATCCCATCCATTTGATCTGCCCCGGCACGCCGGCCACCGTTACCATGGAAAGCCGGCAGGGCACCTACACCGTCGCCGCGGCCTTGGGCGAGTTCACCGAAGAGGATTATCATTTTGACTTTCGCGCCGCTGCGCCGACGGTCGAGCGACGCACGATCCCCCGGTTCGTCTGTTACATTCCGATCGAATATCGCGAGCACGGCAGCGAGGCCGAGAACTGGAGAGAGGCCATCGCGGTCGACATTAGCCGACACGGAATGAAACTGCTGGCGCCGGGAGGCCAGATTCCAGACAAGTTAGAGATGCGGTTCTTTCTGTTAGGGCACAAGGGACGGGTCGAGACCGTAGCTTCGGTGAAGCACAAGACGCTGGATGGAGAAGGCGCCTCGGTTGGGATCGCGTTCGACGAGATTCCTCGCATTCAGCAAGCCTGGTTCTATGAAATGATCCGCTAA